A region from the Agrobacterium cucumeris genome encodes:
- a CDS encoding [protein-PII] uridylyltransferase translates to MAIKDLDFSEILDVSALKRDCDIIFKEDGKRIADVRSDLLPLFRKASTEGREKVRELLKADGSGIDCARRISWLQDRLIETLYDLACQYAYPKDAPQIAVAAVGGYGRGTLAPGSDIDLLFLLPAKNTPDMHKAVEFVLYLLWDLGFKVGHATRTVDECIRLSKSDMTIRTAILEVRAICGKKSLTDDLEKRFEAEVVTGTGPEFIAAKLAERDQRHRKAGDTRYLVEPNVKEGKGGLRDLHTLFWIAKYYYHVRDTADLVKLGVLSRRELRLFEKADDFLWAVRCQMHFITNKAEERLSFDIQREIADALNYQPRPGLSAVERFMKHYFLVAKDVGDLTRIVCAALEDRQAKDVPGLSGVLSRFAHRVRKIPGSVEFVEDRGRIALAKPDVFKNDPVNMIRLFHIADINNLELHPDALRVVTRSLSLINDTLRESEEANRLFLSILTSRRDPALTLRRMNEAGVLGKFIPEFGKIVAMMQFNMYHHYTVDEHLIRSVGVLSEVDKGTAVDAHPLANQLMPGLEEREALYVAVLLHDVAKGRQEDHSIAGARVARKLCQRFRLTGKQTETVVWLIEQHLLMSMVAQTRDLHDRKTITDFADKVQSMERLKMLLILTVCDIRAVGPGVWNGWKGQLLRSLYYETELLLSGGFSEVSRKERAQIARQALYEALDDWGQKARRKYTKLHYEPYLLTVALEDQVRHTRFIREADKQEKALSTMVRTHSFHAITEITVLAPDHPRLLSIITGACAAAGANIADAQIFTTSDGRALDTILINREFPIDEDEMRRGNNVGKLIEEVLSGKQRLPEMIATRTKSRRKKSAFIIPPSVIISNGLSNKFTVIEVECLDRPGLLADMTAVIADLSLDIHSARITTFGEKVIDTFYVTDLFGQKVTNDNRQASIATRLKAVMSEQEDELRDRMPNGIIAHPDVAALPAARTAKA, encoded by the coding sequence ATGGCCATCAAGGACCTGGATTTTTCCGAAATTCTCGATGTCTCGGCGCTGAAGCGCGACTGTGACATCATCTTTAAGGAAGATGGCAAGCGCATCGCCGATGTCAGGTCCGACCTTCTGCCGCTGTTTCGCAAGGCCAGCACGGAAGGCCGGGAAAAGGTCCGCGAACTGCTGAAGGCCGATGGCAGCGGCATTGATTGCGCCCGCCGCATTTCCTGGCTTCAGGACCGCCTGATCGAGACGCTTTATGATCTCGCCTGCCAATATGCCTATCCGAAGGATGCCCCGCAGATCGCGGTGGCGGCCGTCGGTGGTTATGGCCGCGGCACACTGGCGCCGGGATCGGACATCGACCTCCTGTTCCTGCTGCCCGCGAAAAATACGCCTGATATGCACAAGGCCGTGGAGTTCGTGCTTTATCTGCTCTGGGATCTCGGCTTCAAGGTTGGCCATGCCACCCGCACAGTGGATGAGTGCATTCGCCTGTCCAAATCCGATATGACGATCAGGACCGCAATTCTGGAAGTGCGGGCGATCTGCGGCAAGAAATCTTTGACCGACGATCTGGAAAAACGCTTCGAGGCGGAAGTCGTCACCGGCACCGGCCCGGAATTCATCGCCGCCAAGCTCGCGGAGCGTGACCAGCGTCACCGCAAGGCTGGCGACACGCGTTATCTGGTGGAGCCGAACGTCAAGGAAGGCAAGGGCGGCCTGCGCGATCTGCACACGCTGTTCTGGATCGCCAAATATTATTACCACGTTCGCGATACCGCCGATCTCGTCAAGCTCGGTGTTCTGTCGCGGCGTGAACTCAGACTGTTCGAGAAGGCCGATGATTTTCTCTGGGCTGTCCGTTGCCAGATGCATTTCATCACCAATAAAGCGGAAGAGCGCCTTTCTTTCGATATTCAGCGCGAGATCGCCGATGCGCTGAACTACCAGCCGCGCCCCGGCCTTTCGGCCGTCGAGCGCTTCATGAAGCATTATTTCCTCGTGGCGAAGGATGTGGGTGACCTCACCCGCATCGTCTGCGCTGCACTGGAAGACCGGCAGGCGAAGGATGTACCGGGCCTCTCCGGCGTTCTCAGCCGATTCGCCCATCGTGTGCGTAAAATTCCGGGTTCGGTAGAATTCGTCGAGGATAGGGGGCGCATCGCGCTGGCCAAACCTGACGTCTTCAAGAATGACCCGGTTAATATGATCCGGCTGTTCCACATCGCCGATATCAACAATCTCGAACTGCACCCGGATGCCTTGCGCGTCGTCACGCGCTCGCTGTCGCTCATCAACGATACTTTGCGCGAAAGCGAGGAGGCGAATCGGCTTTTCCTGTCGATCCTCACCTCTCGGCGTGATCCTGCATTGACGCTTCGACGTATGAATGAGGCAGGTGTTCTCGGCAAATTCATTCCGGAATTCGGCAAGATCGTCGCGATGATGCAGTTCAACATGTATCATCACTATACCGTGGACGAGCACCTGATCCGTTCGGTCGGTGTGTTGTCCGAGGTGGACAAGGGGACGGCTGTCGATGCCCATCCGCTGGCCAACCAGCTGATGCCGGGTCTTGAGGAGCGCGAAGCGCTTTATGTCGCCGTCCTGCTGCATGATGTGGCCAAGGGGCGGCAGGAAGACCACTCGATTGCCGGCGCGCGCGTGGCCCGCAAGCTGTGCCAGCGTTTCCGCCTCACCGGCAAGCAGACCGAAACCGTCGTCTGGCTGATCGAGCAGCATCTCCTGATGTCCATGGTCGCCCAGACACGCGATCTGCACGACCGCAAGACCATCACCGATTTCGCCGACAAGGTGCAATCCATGGAGCGGCTGAAGATGCTGCTCATCCTGACGGTCTGCGATATTCGCGCCGTTGGTCCAGGTGTGTGGAACGGCTGGAAAGGGCAACTGCTGCGCTCGCTTTATTACGAGACGGAACTGCTGCTTTCCGGTGGCTTCTCGGAAGTCTCTCGCAAGGAACGCGCGCAGATCGCCCGGCAGGCGCTTTACGAAGCACTGGACGACTGGGGCCAAAAGGCGCGGCGCAAATATACCAAGCTGCATTACGAGCCCTATCTGCTCACGGTGGCGCTGGAAGATCAGGTGCGCCACACCCGCTTCATCCGCGAGGCCGACAAGCAGGAAAAGGCACTGTCGACCATGGTGCGTACCCATTCCTTCCACGCGATTACGGAAATTACCGTGCTGGCGCCCGACCATCCGCGCCTGCTGTCGATCATAACAGGGGCCTGCGCGGCGGCCGGCGCCAACATTGCCGATGCGCAGATTTTCACCACATCGGATGGACGGGCGCTCGATACGATCCTCATCAACCGTGAATTTCCGATCGATGAAGATGAGATGCGGCGCGGCAACAATGTCGGCAAGCTCATCGAGGAGGTTCTGTCGGGCAAGCAGCGCCTGCCGGAGATGATCGCGACGCGCACCAAGAGCCGCAGGAAAAAAAGCGCCTTCATCATTCCGCCCTCGGTCATCATTTCCAACGGGCTGTCGAACAAGTTCACCGTTATCGAAGTCGAGTGCCTCGACCGGCCGGGTCTGCTGGCGGATATGACGGCTGTCATCGCCGATCTGTCGCTCGATATTCATTCCGCCCGCATCACCACCTTTGGCGAAAAGGTCATCGACACCTTCTATGTGACTGATCTCTTCGGGCAGAAGGTGACGAATGACAACCGGCAGGCCAGCATCGCCACCCGCCTGAAGGCGGTGATGAGCGAGCAGGAAGACGAATTGCGCGACCGCATGCCGAACGGCATCATCGCCCATCCCGACGTGGCCGCATTACCGGCCGCGCGCACGGCAAAGGCTTGA
- the murJ gene encoding murein biosynthesis integral membrane protein MurJ: MSLIGKFATVGTATLGSRIFGFLRETLMAAAVGTGPVADAFNAAFRFPNTFRRLFAEGAFNSAFVPLFAKEIEANGMEGARRFSEEVFGVLFTVLLALTILMELSMPFIVRTVIAPGFLEDPVKFDNTVHLATIMFPYLACMSLAAMMGGMLNSLHRYFAAAIAPVFLNIILIGVLAWAWWKNYDPLQVGYALSWGVMVAGLVQLAIVWIAVRNAGMRIGFRRPRLTKNVQRLLVLALPAAITGGITQINLLINTNIASSGEGVISSLAYADRIYQLPLGVVGIAVATVLLPELARALRGGHMVEAGSLQNRSVEFVLFLTLPAAAALLVMAEPIVRFLYERGNFSPSATITVAQILGIYGLGLPAFVLIKAFIPGFFAREDTRTPMIFAAISVVVNVSLALTLFPRLGGPGIAIAEITAGWVNAALLFAMLLWRGHWQVDIPLLTRIPRLLLAAALMAGFVHYALTWLSFELSSASSIFVRAGTIMALVFAAMLVYFVLAFASGGADIGMVKRAIRKRGKKNAETEAG, from the coding sequence ATGAGTCTGATCGGCAAGTTCGCCACCGTCGGCACCGCCACGCTCGGCAGCCGCATCTTCGGCTTTCTGCGGGAAACCCTGATGGCAGCCGCCGTCGGCACCGGCCCGGTGGCCGATGCCTTCAATGCCGCTTTCCGTTTTCCGAACACCTTCCGGCGACTTTTTGCCGAAGGCGCGTTCAACTCGGCTTTCGTGCCGCTCTTCGCCAAGGAAATCGAGGCGAACGGCATGGAGGGCGCAAGGCGCTTTTCCGAGGAAGTTTTCGGCGTCCTGTTCACCGTACTTCTGGCGCTGACAATTCTGATGGAATTGTCCATGCCGTTCATCGTGCGTACCGTGATTGCGCCGGGCTTCCTCGAAGATCCGGTGAAGTTCGATAACACGGTGCATCTTGCCACCATCATGTTCCCCTATCTCGCCTGCATGTCGCTGGCGGCGATGATGGGTGGCATGTTGAACTCGCTGCACCGCTATTTCGCGGCTGCTATCGCTCCGGTTTTCCTCAACATCATCCTGATCGGCGTGCTCGCCTGGGCATGGTGGAAGAATTATGATCCCCTGCAGGTGGGTTATGCCCTTTCCTGGGGGGTGATGGTGGCGGGTCTGGTGCAGCTTGCCATCGTCTGGATTGCCGTGCGCAACGCCGGCATGAGGATCGGTTTCCGCAGGCCGCGGCTGACGAAGAATGTGCAGCGCCTTCTGGTCCTCGCGCTGCCGGCGGCAATTACCGGCGGTATCACCCAGATCAACCTGCTCATCAATACCAATATCGCCTCCTCTGGCGAAGGAGTGATCTCCTCGCTTGCCTATGCGGACCGGATTTACCAGCTCCCGCTCGGTGTCGTCGGTATCGCTGTCGCCACCGTGCTTCTGCCGGAACTGGCGCGCGCCCTGCGCGGTGGCCATATGGTCGAGGCGGGTAGCCTGCAGAACCGTTCGGTCGAATTCGTACTCTTCCTGACCTTGCCCGCTGCCGCTGCCCTTCTCGTCATGGCGGAACCGATTGTCCGTTTTCTCTATGAGCGCGGCAATTTCTCGCCGTCCGCCACCATCACTGTTGCGCAAATCCTCGGCATCTATGGTCTTGGCCTGCCGGCTTTCGTGCTGATAAAGGCCTTCATTCCGGGCTTCTTCGCCCGCGAAGACACCCGCACACCGATGATTTTCGCAGCAATTTCCGTGGTGGTGAACGTCTCGCTGGCGCTGACGCTGTTTCCGCGTCTCGGCGGTCCGGGCATCGCCATTGCTGAAATCACCGCCGGCTGGGTCAATGCCGCCTTGCTGTTTGCCATGCTCCTGTGGCGCGGCCACTGGCAGGTGGATATTCCGCTGCTGACCCGCATTCCGCGACTGCTCCTGGCTGCCGCCCTCATGGCGGGCTTCGTGCACTATGCGCTGACCTGGTTGAGCTTCGAGCTGTCTTCGGCCTCGTCGATTTTCGTTCGGGCCGGCACCATCATGGCTCTCGTTTTTGCCGCCATGCTGGTTTACTTCGTGCTGGCCTTCGCTTCCGGCGGCGCTGATATCGGCATGGTCAAGCGCGCCATTCGCAAGCGCGGCAAAAAGAACGCCGAGACGGAGGCTGGCTGA